One window from the genome of Diospyros lotus cultivar Yz01 chromosome 11, ASM1463336v1, whole genome shotgun sequence encodes:
- the LOC127812507 gene encoding potassium channel KAT3 isoform X1, translating to MATETRSPLTLLSSEARASPVPLLYRRRSSHDVNNLATVSSSLLPAFGTVVGEGSLQLRKYIIAPYDRRYRWWQTFLVVLVVYSAWSSPFELAFKKVGTGALLPLDLAVDAIFAIDIVLTFFVAYLDKSTYLLVDDHKKIAVRYVTHLGFPMDIASTLPFQTLHRIFNGKSHENQLFRFLNLLRLWRLRRVSELFTRLEKDTRFSYFWARSFKLICVTAFTVHSAGCFYFWLATHYKTPANTWIGAHVSHFENRSIWLGYTYSIYWSIVTLTTVGYGDLHAENTGEKIFNIFYMLFNIGLTAYLIGNMTNLVVHSAVQTFAMRDTINEVLHYASKNRLPERLKEQMLAHVQLKFKTAELQQEEVLEGLPKAIRSSITQHLFHGLVEKTYLFQGVSEDLIIQLVSDMKAEYFPPKVDIILQNEIPTDFYVIASGAVDVMIYRNGTEQFLSKLGAGDMAGEIGVLFNIPQPFTVRTKRLSQVIRISHHNFKENVQPHKADGKAIISNLIQYLKGLKKEMLEEIPSVTELLDDFNSEQIASIEGPQHDETPDYGRDANTKGTASTPSSCPLPLRIIIHGHHPDEKTADDDKMGKIIHLPGSLEDLLSLAEKKFGKRGSTVLVEDGSEVEDLRAIRENDRLFIF from the exons atggcAACAGAGACAAGGTCTCCACTGACCCTCTTGTCATCAGAAGCAAGGGCATCGCCGGTACCGCTTCTGTACCGGAGGCGATCAAGCCATGATGTCAACAACCTAGCCACGGTTTCCAGCAGCCTCTTGCCGGCTTTTGGAACTGTTGTTGGTGAAGGATCTCTGCAGCTCAGAAAATACATTATTGCCCCATATGATCGTAGATACCG GTGGTGGCAAACCTTTCTGGTGGTGCTGGTGGTGTATTCTGCATGGTCATCCCCGTTTGAGCTTGCTTTTAAGAAGGTGGGAACTGGGGCTCTCCTGCCCCTTGACTTGGCTGTGGATGCCATTTTTGCCATTGACATTGTTCTAACCTTCTTTGTGGCCTACCTGGACAAATCCACCTATCTCTTGGTAGATGATCACAAGAAAATAGCAGTAAG GTACGTTACACACCTAGGGTTCCCAATGGACATAGCCTCAACTTTGCCATTTCAGACCCTACACAGGATCTTCAATGGGAAATCGCATGAAAATCAACTATTCAGGTTCCTTAACTTGCTTCGACTGTGGCGACTCCGACGTGTTAGTGAATTATTCACAAG GTTAGAGAAAGATACACGCTTCAGTTACTTCTGGGCGAGATCTTTCAAGCTAATATGC GTCACAGCATTTACAGTACACTCAGCAGGGTGCTTCTACTTCTGGCTAGCCACCCATTATAAAACCCCAGCTAACACGTGGATTGGAGCTCACGTTTCTCATTTTGAAAATAGAAGCATCTGGCTGGGATACACCTATTCCATTTATTGGTCTATTGTCACCCTTACAACAGTTGGCTATGGAGACTTGCATGCAGAGAATACGGGagaaaagattttcaatatcTTCTATATGCTATTCAACATTGGCCTAACAGCATATTTAATTGGAAATATGACCAACCTCGTTGTCCACAGTGCAGTTCAGACCTTTGCAATG AGGGATACCATCAATGAGGTCTTGCATTATGCTAGCAAGAACCGACTTCCAGAAAGGTTAAAAGAGCAAATGCTGGCACATGTGCAACTCAAGTTTAAGACAGCAGAGTTACAGCAAGAAGAAGTGCTTGAAGGCCTGCCCAAGGCAATTAGATCAAGTATAACTCAGCATCTTTTTCATGGACTTGTGGAGAAGACATACCTCTTCCAAGGAGTTTCTGAAGACCTTATCATCCAGCTG GTGTCCGATATGAAAGCAGAATATTTTCCACCCAAGGTTGATATTATCTTACAGAATGAGATACCTACAGATTTCTACGTTATAGCATCTGGAGCAGTG GATGTGATGATATACAGAAACGGAACAGAGCAG TTCTTGTCAAAATTAGGGGCTGGAGACATGGCAGGAGAAATAGGGGTACTTTTCAATATCCCACAACCTTTTACAGTGAGAACTAAGAGGCTTTCACAAGTCATTCGGATTAGTCATCAcaatttcaaggaaaatgtGCAGCCACACAAAGCAGATGGAAAGGCAATCATCTCAAACCTTATTCAG TATCTGAAGGGCTTAAAGAAAGAAATGCTGGAAGAAATACCATCTGTGACAGAACTGTTGGATGACTTCAATTCAGAG CAAATAGCATCTATTGAGGGGCCACAACATGATGAAACACCAGATTATGGTAGAGATGCAAATACAAAAG GAACAGCTAGTACTCCATCATCATGTCCACTTCCCCTAAGGATCATAATACATGGGCATCATCCAGATGAGAAAACAGCAGATGATGATAAAATGGGAAAAATCATCCATCTTCCTGGCTCTCTAGAAGATCTTTTGAGTTTAGCAG AAAAGAAGTTTGGCAAAAGAGGAAGCACGGTTCTCGTGGAGGATGGCTCTGAAGTGGAAGACTTAAGGGCCATAAGAGAGAATGACCGCTTATTCATCTTTTGA
- the LOC127812507 gene encoding potassium channel KAT3 isoform X2 produces the protein MATETRSPLTLLSSEARASPVPLLYRRRSSHDVNNLATVSSSLLPAFGTVVGEGSLQLRKYIIAPYDRRYRWWQTFLVVLVVYSAWSSPFELAFKKVGTGALLPLDLAVDAIFAIDIVLTFFVAYLDKSTYLLVDDHKKIAVRYVTHLGFPMDIASTLPFQTLHRIFNGKSHENQLFRFLNLLRLWRLRRVSELFTRLEKDTRFSYFWARSFKLICVTAFTVHSAGCFYFWLATHYKTPANTWIGAHVSHFENRSIWLGYTYSIYWSIVTLTTVGYGDLHAENTGEKIFNIFYMLFNIGLTAYLIGNMTNLVVHSAVQTFAMRDTINEVLHYASKNRLPERLKEQMLAHVQLKFKTAELQQEEVLEGLPKAIRSSITQHLFHGLVEKTYLFQGVSEDLIIQLVSDMKAEYFPPKVDIILQNEIPTDFYVIASGAVDVMIYRNGTEQFLSKLGAGDMAGEIGVLFNIPQPFTVRTKRLSQVIRISHHNFKENVQPHKADGKAIISNLIQYLKGLKKEMLEEIPSVTELLDDFNSEQIASIEGPQHDETPDYGRDANTKASTPSSCPLPLRIIIHGHHPDEKTADDDKMGKIIHLPGSLEDLLSLAEKKFGKRGSTVLVEDGSEVEDLRAIRENDRLFIF, from the exons atggcAACAGAGACAAGGTCTCCACTGACCCTCTTGTCATCAGAAGCAAGGGCATCGCCGGTACCGCTTCTGTACCGGAGGCGATCAAGCCATGATGTCAACAACCTAGCCACGGTTTCCAGCAGCCTCTTGCCGGCTTTTGGAACTGTTGTTGGTGAAGGATCTCTGCAGCTCAGAAAATACATTATTGCCCCATATGATCGTAGATACCG GTGGTGGCAAACCTTTCTGGTGGTGCTGGTGGTGTATTCTGCATGGTCATCCCCGTTTGAGCTTGCTTTTAAGAAGGTGGGAACTGGGGCTCTCCTGCCCCTTGACTTGGCTGTGGATGCCATTTTTGCCATTGACATTGTTCTAACCTTCTTTGTGGCCTACCTGGACAAATCCACCTATCTCTTGGTAGATGATCACAAGAAAATAGCAGTAAG GTACGTTACACACCTAGGGTTCCCAATGGACATAGCCTCAACTTTGCCATTTCAGACCCTACACAGGATCTTCAATGGGAAATCGCATGAAAATCAACTATTCAGGTTCCTTAACTTGCTTCGACTGTGGCGACTCCGACGTGTTAGTGAATTATTCACAAG GTTAGAGAAAGATACACGCTTCAGTTACTTCTGGGCGAGATCTTTCAAGCTAATATGC GTCACAGCATTTACAGTACACTCAGCAGGGTGCTTCTACTTCTGGCTAGCCACCCATTATAAAACCCCAGCTAACACGTGGATTGGAGCTCACGTTTCTCATTTTGAAAATAGAAGCATCTGGCTGGGATACACCTATTCCATTTATTGGTCTATTGTCACCCTTACAACAGTTGGCTATGGAGACTTGCATGCAGAGAATACGGGagaaaagattttcaatatcTTCTATATGCTATTCAACATTGGCCTAACAGCATATTTAATTGGAAATATGACCAACCTCGTTGTCCACAGTGCAGTTCAGACCTTTGCAATG AGGGATACCATCAATGAGGTCTTGCATTATGCTAGCAAGAACCGACTTCCAGAAAGGTTAAAAGAGCAAATGCTGGCACATGTGCAACTCAAGTTTAAGACAGCAGAGTTACAGCAAGAAGAAGTGCTTGAAGGCCTGCCCAAGGCAATTAGATCAAGTATAACTCAGCATCTTTTTCATGGACTTGTGGAGAAGACATACCTCTTCCAAGGAGTTTCTGAAGACCTTATCATCCAGCTG GTGTCCGATATGAAAGCAGAATATTTTCCACCCAAGGTTGATATTATCTTACAGAATGAGATACCTACAGATTTCTACGTTATAGCATCTGGAGCAGTG GATGTGATGATATACAGAAACGGAACAGAGCAG TTCTTGTCAAAATTAGGGGCTGGAGACATGGCAGGAGAAATAGGGGTACTTTTCAATATCCCACAACCTTTTACAGTGAGAACTAAGAGGCTTTCACAAGTCATTCGGATTAGTCATCAcaatttcaaggaaaatgtGCAGCCACACAAAGCAGATGGAAAGGCAATCATCTCAAACCTTATTCAG TATCTGAAGGGCTTAAAGAAAGAAATGCTGGAAGAAATACCATCTGTGACAGAACTGTTGGATGACTTCAATTCAGAG CAAATAGCATCTATTGAGGGGCCACAACATGATGAAACACCAGATTATGGTAGAGATGCAAATACAAAAG CTAGTACTCCATCATCATGTCCACTTCCCCTAAGGATCATAATACATGGGCATCATCCAGATGAGAAAACAGCAGATGATGATAAAATGGGAAAAATCATCCATCTTCCTGGCTCTCTAGAAGATCTTTTGAGTTTAGCAG AAAAGAAGTTTGGCAAAAGAGGAAGCACGGTTCTCGTGGAGGATGGCTCTGAAGTGGAAGACTTAAGGGCCATAAGAGAGAATGACCGCTTATTCATCTTTTGA
- the LOC127812507 gene encoding potassium channel KAT3 isoform X3, translating into MATETRSPLTLLSSEARASPVPLLYRRRSSHDVNNLATVSSSLLPAFGTVVGEGSLQLRKYIIAPYDRRYRWWQTFLVVLVVYSAWSSPFELAFKKVGTGALLPLDLAVDAIFAIDIVLTFFVAYLDKSTYLLVDDHKKIAVRYVTHLGFPMDIASTLPFQTLHRIFNGKSHENQLFRFLNLLRLWRLRRVSELFTRLEKDTRFSYFWARSFKLICVTAFTVHSAGCFYFWLATHYKTPANTWIGAHVSHFENRSIWLGYTYSIYWSIVTLTTVGYGDLHAENTGEKIFNIFYMLFNIGLTAYLIGNMTNLVVHSAVQTFAMRDTINEVLHYASKNRLPERLKEQMLAHVQLKFKTAELQQEEVLEGLPKAIRSSITQHLFHGLVEKTYLFQGVSEDLIIQLVSDMKAEYFPPKVDIILQNEIPTDFYVIASGAVDVMIYRNGTEQYLKGLKKEMLEEIPSVTELLDDFNSEQIASIEGPQHDETPDYGRDANTKGTASTPSSCPLPLRIIIHGHHPDEKTADDDKMGKIIHLPGSLEDLLSLAEKKFGKRGSTVLVEDGSEVEDLRAIRENDRLFIF; encoded by the exons atggcAACAGAGACAAGGTCTCCACTGACCCTCTTGTCATCAGAAGCAAGGGCATCGCCGGTACCGCTTCTGTACCGGAGGCGATCAAGCCATGATGTCAACAACCTAGCCACGGTTTCCAGCAGCCTCTTGCCGGCTTTTGGAACTGTTGTTGGTGAAGGATCTCTGCAGCTCAGAAAATACATTATTGCCCCATATGATCGTAGATACCG GTGGTGGCAAACCTTTCTGGTGGTGCTGGTGGTGTATTCTGCATGGTCATCCCCGTTTGAGCTTGCTTTTAAGAAGGTGGGAACTGGGGCTCTCCTGCCCCTTGACTTGGCTGTGGATGCCATTTTTGCCATTGACATTGTTCTAACCTTCTTTGTGGCCTACCTGGACAAATCCACCTATCTCTTGGTAGATGATCACAAGAAAATAGCAGTAAG GTACGTTACACACCTAGGGTTCCCAATGGACATAGCCTCAACTTTGCCATTTCAGACCCTACACAGGATCTTCAATGGGAAATCGCATGAAAATCAACTATTCAGGTTCCTTAACTTGCTTCGACTGTGGCGACTCCGACGTGTTAGTGAATTATTCACAAG GTTAGAGAAAGATACACGCTTCAGTTACTTCTGGGCGAGATCTTTCAAGCTAATATGC GTCACAGCATTTACAGTACACTCAGCAGGGTGCTTCTACTTCTGGCTAGCCACCCATTATAAAACCCCAGCTAACACGTGGATTGGAGCTCACGTTTCTCATTTTGAAAATAGAAGCATCTGGCTGGGATACACCTATTCCATTTATTGGTCTATTGTCACCCTTACAACAGTTGGCTATGGAGACTTGCATGCAGAGAATACGGGagaaaagattttcaatatcTTCTATATGCTATTCAACATTGGCCTAACAGCATATTTAATTGGAAATATGACCAACCTCGTTGTCCACAGTGCAGTTCAGACCTTTGCAATG AGGGATACCATCAATGAGGTCTTGCATTATGCTAGCAAGAACCGACTTCCAGAAAGGTTAAAAGAGCAAATGCTGGCACATGTGCAACTCAAGTTTAAGACAGCAGAGTTACAGCAAGAAGAAGTGCTTGAAGGCCTGCCCAAGGCAATTAGATCAAGTATAACTCAGCATCTTTTTCATGGACTTGTGGAGAAGACATACCTCTTCCAAGGAGTTTCTGAAGACCTTATCATCCAGCTG GTGTCCGATATGAAAGCAGAATATTTTCCACCCAAGGTTGATATTATCTTACAGAATGAGATACCTACAGATTTCTACGTTATAGCATCTGGAGCAGTG GATGTGATGATATACAGAAACGGAACAGAGCAG TATCTGAAGGGCTTAAAGAAAGAAATGCTGGAAGAAATACCATCTGTGACAGAACTGTTGGATGACTTCAATTCAGAG CAAATAGCATCTATTGAGGGGCCACAACATGATGAAACACCAGATTATGGTAGAGATGCAAATACAAAAG GAACAGCTAGTACTCCATCATCATGTCCACTTCCCCTAAGGATCATAATACATGGGCATCATCCAGATGAGAAAACAGCAGATGATGATAAAATGGGAAAAATCATCCATCTTCCTGGCTCTCTAGAAGATCTTTTGAGTTTAGCAG AAAAGAAGTTTGGCAAAAGAGGAAGCACGGTTCTCGTGGAGGATGGCTCTGAAGTGGAAGACTTAAGGGCCATAAGAGAGAATGACCGCTTATTCATCTTTTGA
- the LOC127812507 gene encoding potassium channel KAT3 isoform X4: MATETRSPLTLLSSEARASPVPLLYRRRSSHDVNNLATVSSSLLPAFGTVVGEGSLQLRKYIIAPYDRRYRLEKDTRFSYFWARSFKLICVTAFTVHSAGCFYFWLATHYKTPANTWIGAHVSHFENRSIWLGYTYSIYWSIVTLTTVGYGDLHAENTGEKIFNIFYMLFNIGLTAYLIGNMTNLVVHSAVQTFAMRDTINEVLHYASKNRLPERLKEQMLAHVQLKFKTAELQQEEVLEGLPKAIRSSITQHLFHGLVEKTYLFQGVSEDLIIQLVSDMKAEYFPPKVDIILQNEIPTDFYVIASGAVDVMIYRNGTEQFLSKLGAGDMAGEIGVLFNIPQPFTVRTKRLSQVIRISHHNFKENVQPHKADGKAIISNLIQYLKGLKKEMLEEIPSVTELLDDFNSEQIASIEGPQHDETPDYGRDANTKGTASTPSSCPLPLRIIIHGHHPDEKTADDDKMGKIIHLPGSLEDLLSLAEKKFGKRGSTVLVEDGSEVEDLRAIRENDRLFIF, translated from the exons atggcAACAGAGACAAGGTCTCCACTGACCCTCTTGTCATCAGAAGCAAGGGCATCGCCGGTACCGCTTCTGTACCGGAGGCGATCAAGCCATGATGTCAACAACCTAGCCACGGTTTCCAGCAGCCTCTTGCCGGCTTTTGGAACTGTTGTTGGTGAAGGATCTCTGCAGCTCAGAAAATACATTATTGCCCCATATGATCGTAGATACCG GTTAGAGAAAGATACACGCTTCAGTTACTTCTGGGCGAGATCTTTCAAGCTAATATGC GTCACAGCATTTACAGTACACTCAGCAGGGTGCTTCTACTTCTGGCTAGCCACCCATTATAAAACCCCAGCTAACACGTGGATTGGAGCTCACGTTTCTCATTTTGAAAATAGAAGCATCTGGCTGGGATACACCTATTCCATTTATTGGTCTATTGTCACCCTTACAACAGTTGGCTATGGAGACTTGCATGCAGAGAATACGGGagaaaagattttcaatatcTTCTATATGCTATTCAACATTGGCCTAACAGCATATTTAATTGGAAATATGACCAACCTCGTTGTCCACAGTGCAGTTCAGACCTTTGCAATG AGGGATACCATCAATGAGGTCTTGCATTATGCTAGCAAGAACCGACTTCCAGAAAGGTTAAAAGAGCAAATGCTGGCACATGTGCAACTCAAGTTTAAGACAGCAGAGTTACAGCAAGAAGAAGTGCTTGAAGGCCTGCCCAAGGCAATTAGATCAAGTATAACTCAGCATCTTTTTCATGGACTTGTGGAGAAGACATACCTCTTCCAAGGAGTTTCTGAAGACCTTATCATCCAGCTG GTGTCCGATATGAAAGCAGAATATTTTCCACCCAAGGTTGATATTATCTTACAGAATGAGATACCTACAGATTTCTACGTTATAGCATCTGGAGCAGTG GATGTGATGATATACAGAAACGGAACAGAGCAG TTCTTGTCAAAATTAGGGGCTGGAGACATGGCAGGAGAAATAGGGGTACTTTTCAATATCCCACAACCTTTTACAGTGAGAACTAAGAGGCTTTCACAAGTCATTCGGATTAGTCATCAcaatttcaaggaaaatgtGCAGCCACACAAAGCAGATGGAAAGGCAATCATCTCAAACCTTATTCAG TATCTGAAGGGCTTAAAGAAAGAAATGCTGGAAGAAATACCATCTGTGACAGAACTGTTGGATGACTTCAATTCAGAG CAAATAGCATCTATTGAGGGGCCACAACATGATGAAACACCAGATTATGGTAGAGATGCAAATACAAAAG GAACAGCTAGTACTCCATCATCATGTCCACTTCCCCTAAGGATCATAATACATGGGCATCATCCAGATGAGAAAACAGCAGATGATGATAAAATGGGAAAAATCATCCATCTTCCTGGCTCTCTAGAAGATCTTTTGAGTTTAGCAG AAAAGAAGTTTGGCAAAAGAGGAAGCACGGTTCTCGTGGAGGATGGCTCTGAAGTGGAAGACTTAAGGGCCATAAGAGAGAATGACCGCTTATTCATCTTTTGA